Proteins encoded together in one Apis cerana isolate GH-2021 linkage group LG4, AcerK_1.0, whole genome shotgun sequence window:
- the LOC107995709 gene encoding transient receptor potential channel pyrexia-like isoform X1 yields MRALERVDLEYNNKMSAGDDDRSRLIASIENGDVETAMRIFTEKFDKKFLKPVGVFYVTAVQLAAWQGEIELLDLFYKSGADINATDKIGRCALFHAAHRGNYEVVNWLLEHGAYTENRVGIEACYKKIPGSSSLNIGRNLPTPECWGRTAMHQAVKNNHPEVVKMLVDAGADVNVRDDRGITPLLLAGSKVEKEDSIEISKYNCIIEILVSAKVSINVVHPDTDTTALHSAVLLGSLLATRRLLNGGACPLYQCKSTGSTPLHLAANAGNPEILSILLESISSHQIDIRDNIDRTPLHRASYQGNSKCVEILIDHGGNLAAKTRTGVSVIDAIFAHIPTPVLFLNDILDSCVKMNCNRNSQIVVDFNVLAPKGELQMGVVTSLIAAASSVEQLTILQHPLVETFLWLKWSKLRVFFFTLVFIHALLVLSLSGYSITIQYHQTDCTPLRRILASCSTIIFLHYTIQVLMEPKYYLRQLETWLSFACSVISFTISMNEDHGITTSSGEEGLNARHPPQWILHTISLAILVAWMQMMLLIGRLPMCGNYALMFSTVLKNILKVLLAFVCLIVGFAFSFAVLFHGNDQFRNSWRAVVKTVVMMMGEYEYGDLFSDEKNGSSFLTATSRVVFLAFVMLASIVLMNLMIGLAVNDIQGLEKEGHIRQLLKQAEFVGHLERLTSHRIFRGNWLHPRLARLLDSRRGIPTKITFGYHKCYLHESFPGIPTRLREALFLLATENSRRFESGRENNNDNDKVELRTLLEQVLLQLRMSHSYGIGYKFPKHIGMKNQIDRRKSAI; encoded by the exons ATGCGCGCATTGGAAAGAGTGGATCTGGAATACAATAATAAGATGAGTGCGGGCGATGACGATCGGTCGAGGTTGATCGCGTCGATCGAAAATGGCGACGTGGAAACGGCGATGCGGATCTTCACcgagaaattcgataaaaaatttctgaaaccgGTGGGCGTGTTTTACGTGACTGCCGTTCAATTGGCGGCTTGGCAGGGTGAGATCGAGCTGTTGGATTTGTTCTACAAAAGTGGGGCCGATATCAACGCCACGGACAAGATTGGAAGATGCGCGCTGTTTCACGCGGCCCACCGTGGAAATTACGAGGTGGTGAATTGGCTGTTGGAGCACGGGGCTTACACGGAAAACAGGGTCGGGATAGAGGCTTGTTACAAGAAAATCCCTGGTTCGAGTTCGCTCAACATTGGTCGAAAC CTGCCTACGCCAGAGTGTTGGGGAAGAACGGCGATGCACCAAGCGGTGAAGAACAATCATCCCGAGGTGGTGAAGATGTTGGTAGACGCTGGGGCCGACGTGAACGTTAGAGACGATCGTGGCATCACGCCGTTACTTTTGGCAGGGTCCAAAGTTGAGAAAGAAGACTCGATCGAGATTTCCAAATATAACTGCATCATCGAGATCCTTGTATCCGCAAAAGTGTCTATTAACGTCGTTCATCCTGATACag ATACTACTGCATTACATTCTGCAGTCTTGCTAGGAAGTCTCTTGGCAACGAGAAGGTTACTGAACGGTGGTGCATGTCCTCTTTATCAATGCAAAAGCACAGGAAGTACTCCTCTTCATCTAGCTGCCAACGCGGGTAACCCAGAGATACTTTCGATCCTTCTAGAGAGCATATCTTCTCATCAAATCGATATTCGAgataac ATTGATCGAACGCCATTACACAGAGCATCTTACCAAGGAAATTCCAAATGCGTTGAGATATTGATCGATCATGGTGGAAATTTAGCCGCGAAAACCAGGACTGGAGTTAGCGTCATCGACGCGATATTCGCCCACATACCGACACCTGTCCTGTTCCTCAACGATATTCTCGATTCTTGCGTTAAAATGAATTGCAACAGAAATTCTCAG ATCGTCGTTGACTTCAACGTGCTAGCGCCGAAAGGGGAGCTGCAAATGGGAGTAGTTACGTCCCTTATTGCAGCAGCCTCGAGCGTGGAACAATTGACGATACTGCAACATCCGCTGGTGGAAACGTTCCTCTGGCTGAAGTGGTCCAAGCTGAGAGTGTTCTTCTTTACTCTCGTCTTTATCCACGCCCTGCTGGTCCTTTCCCTGTCTGGTTACTCCATAACGATACAGTACCACCAGACTGATTGCACCCCGTTACGAAGGATCCTCGCTTCCTGTTCGACGATCATCTTCCTTCATTACACGATTCAGGTGTTGATGGAGCCTAA atattatttgagACAATTAGAGACGTGGTTGTCGTTCGCATGCTCCGTCATATCGTTCACCATTTCAATGAACGAAGATCATGGAATCACGACCTCGTCAGGGGAAGAAGGATTGAACGCCCGTCACCCCCCGCAGTGGATCTTGCACACCATCAGCCTGGCGATCCTTGTTGCCTGGATGCAAATGATGTTGTTAATCGGTCGCCTCCCAATGTGCGGGAATTATGCGCTCATGTTCTCCACGGTGCTGAAGAATATTCTGAAG GTTCTCCTAGCGTTCGTCTGCCTGATTGTCGGATTCGCGTTCAGCTTCGCCGTTTTGTTCCACGGGAACGACCAGTTTCGCAATTCCTGGAGGGCCGTCGTGAAGACCGTGGTAATGATGATGGGTGAGTACGAGTACGGGGATCTGTTCTCGGACGAGAAGAATGGGAGTTCCTTCCTAACAGCCACGAGCAGGGTCGTGTTCCTTGCTTTCGTCATGCTCGCTAGTATAGTCCTGATGAACTTGATGATCGGCCTCGCGGTCAATGACATCCAAGGTCTCGAGAAGGAG GGTCACATTCGCCAGTTGCTGAAGCAGGCCGAGTTCGTGGGCCATTTAGAAAGGCTGACATCACATCGAATCTTTCGCGGCAATTGGCTACATCCTCGGTTGGCCAGACTGCTAGACTCGAGGCGCGGCATTCCCACAAAAATTACGTTCGGCTATCACAAATGTTATTTGCATGAATCATTCCCCGGGATCCCGACCAGACTGAGAGAAGCGCTGTTCCTGCTCGCCACGGAAAACTCGCGCCGCTTCGAAAG TGGGCGTGAAAATAACAACGACAACGATAAAGTGGAGTTAAGAACACTGTTGGAACAAGTGTTGCTGCAATTAAGGATGAGTCATTCGTACGGCATTGgatataaatttccaaaacaCATTGgtatgaaaaatcaaatagatcgaaggaaaagtgctatataa
- the LOC107995709 gene encoding transient receptor potential channel pyrexia-like isoform X2 — translation MRALERVDLEYNNKMSAGDDDRSRLIASIENGDVETAMRIFTEKFDKKFLKPVGVFYVTAVQLAAWQGEIELLDLFYKSGADINATDKIGRCALFHAAHRGNYEVVNWLLEHGAYTENRVGIEACYKKIPGSSSLNIGRNLPTPECWGRTAMHQAVKNNHPEVVKMLVDAGADVNVRDDRGITPLLLAGSKVEKEDSIEISKYNCIIEILVSAKVSINVVHPDTDTTALHSAVLLGSLLATRRLLNGGACPLYQCKSTGSTPLHLAANAGNPEILSILLESISSHQIDIRDNIDRTPLHRASYQGNSKCVEILIDHGGNLAAKTRTGVSVIDAIFAHIPTPVLFLNDILDSCVKMNCNRNSQIVVDFNVLAPKGELQMGVVTSLIAAASSVEQLTILQHPLVETFLWLKWSKLRVFFFTLVFIHALLVLSLSGYSITIQYHQTDCTPLRRILASCSTIIFLHYTIQVLMEPKYYLRQLETWLSFACSVISFTISMNEDHGITTSSGEEGLNARHPPQWILHTISLAILVAWMQMMLLIGRLPMCGNYALMFSTVLKNILKVLLAFVCLIVGFAFSFAVLFHGNDQFRNSWRAVVKTVVMMMGSHSPVAEAGRVRGPFRKADITSNLSRQLATSSVGQTARLEARHSHKNYVRLSQMLFA, via the exons ATGCGCGCATTGGAAAGAGTGGATCTGGAATACAATAATAAGATGAGTGCGGGCGATGACGATCGGTCGAGGTTGATCGCGTCGATCGAAAATGGCGACGTGGAAACGGCGATGCGGATCTTCACcgagaaattcgataaaaaatttctgaaaccgGTGGGCGTGTTTTACGTGACTGCCGTTCAATTGGCGGCTTGGCAGGGTGAGATCGAGCTGTTGGATTTGTTCTACAAAAGTGGGGCCGATATCAACGCCACGGACAAGATTGGAAGATGCGCGCTGTTTCACGCGGCCCACCGTGGAAATTACGAGGTGGTGAATTGGCTGTTGGAGCACGGGGCTTACACGGAAAACAGGGTCGGGATAGAGGCTTGTTACAAGAAAATCCCTGGTTCGAGTTCGCTCAACATTGGTCGAAAC CTGCCTACGCCAGAGTGTTGGGGAAGAACGGCGATGCACCAAGCGGTGAAGAACAATCATCCCGAGGTGGTGAAGATGTTGGTAGACGCTGGGGCCGACGTGAACGTTAGAGACGATCGTGGCATCACGCCGTTACTTTTGGCAGGGTCCAAAGTTGAGAAAGAAGACTCGATCGAGATTTCCAAATATAACTGCATCATCGAGATCCTTGTATCCGCAAAAGTGTCTATTAACGTCGTTCATCCTGATACag ATACTACTGCATTACATTCTGCAGTCTTGCTAGGAAGTCTCTTGGCAACGAGAAGGTTACTGAACGGTGGTGCATGTCCTCTTTATCAATGCAAAAGCACAGGAAGTACTCCTCTTCATCTAGCTGCCAACGCGGGTAACCCAGAGATACTTTCGATCCTTCTAGAGAGCATATCTTCTCATCAAATCGATATTCGAgataac ATTGATCGAACGCCATTACACAGAGCATCTTACCAAGGAAATTCCAAATGCGTTGAGATATTGATCGATCATGGTGGAAATTTAGCCGCGAAAACCAGGACTGGAGTTAGCGTCATCGACGCGATATTCGCCCACATACCGACACCTGTCCTGTTCCTCAACGATATTCTCGATTCTTGCGTTAAAATGAATTGCAACAGAAATTCTCAG ATCGTCGTTGACTTCAACGTGCTAGCGCCGAAAGGGGAGCTGCAAATGGGAGTAGTTACGTCCCTTATTGCAGCAGCCTCGAGCGTGGAACAATTGACGATACTGCAACATCCGCTGGTGGAAACGTTCCTCTGGCTGAAGTGGTCCAAGCTGAGAGTGTTCTTCTTTACTCTCGTCTTTATCCACGCCCTGCTGGTCCTTTCCCTGTCTGGTTACTCCATAACGATACAGTACCACCAGACTGATTGCACCCCGTTACGAAGGATCCTCGCTTCCTGTTCGACGATCATCTTCCTTCATTACACGATTCAGGTGTTGATGGAGCCTAA atattatttgagACAATTAGAGACGTGGTTGTCGTTCGCATGCTCCGTCATATCGTTCACCATTTCAATGAACGAAGATCATGGAATCACGACCTCGTCAGGGGAAGAAGGATTGAACGCCCGTCACCCCCCGCAGTGGATCTTGCACACCATCAGCCTGGCGATCCTTGTTGCCTGGATGCAAATGATGTTGTTAATCGGTCGCCTCCCAATGTGCGGGAATTATGCGCTCATGTTCTCCACGGTGCTGAAGAATATTCTGAAG GTTCTCCTAGCGTTCGTCTGCCTGATTGTCGGATTCGCGTTCAGCTTCGCCGTTTTGTTCCACGGGAACGACCAGTTTCGCAATTCCTGGAGGGCCGTCGTGAAGACCGTGGTAATGATGATGG GGTCACATTCGCCAGTTGCTGAAGCAGGCCGAGTTCGTGGGCCATTTAGAAAGGCTGACATCACATCGAATCTTTCGCGGCAATTGGCTACATCCTCGGTTGGCCAGACTGCTAGACTCGAGGCGCGGCATTCCCACAAAAATTACGTTCGGCTATCACAAATGTTATTTGCATGA